The Musa acuminata AAA Group cultivar baxijiao chromosome BXJ2-2, Cavendish_Baxijiao_AAA, whole genome shotgun sequence genome has a segment encoding these proteins:
- the LOC135582043 gene encoding squamosa promoter-binding-like protein 16, with translation MEWDYKMPPWDLAELEQSAEPSMGAVVGPSCNLRSQAEGADCSVDLKLGGSPEKWKSQSKTTTAVSSSSPSKRARAPGAGSQNAACSVDGCNSDLSNCREYHRRHKVCEIHSKTPIVMVGGVEQRFCQQCSRFHLLIEFDEVKRSCRKRLDGHNRRRRKPQPESATSANLFPIQQGTRFSTCAYISQAPPTEPNWSAIVKAEKDALYTHHTPLHLIDSQHHFPGSFSCSYKERKQFPFLQDGKAAFSRTAVEASICQPLLNTVPSVESSSSSSSSKLFSDGLTQAINSECALSLLSSPTQTSSISVDHMLPTNRIPVGQPLVPSLQYSSLNPYSGSPASGSVLPTEFSCSGAEDEQAGGVLVSDTDLHCQGMFQIGGEGANDGASPSLHFSWQ, from the exons ATGGAATGGGATTACAAGATGCCTCCGTGGGATTTGGCAGAGCTGGAGCAGAGTGCGGAGCCCAGCATGGGCGCAGTGGTCGGGCCAAGCTGCAACCTCCGAAGCCAAGCTGAGGGAGCGGACTGCTCCGTCGATCTGAAGCTCGGGGGCTCACCGGAGAAATGGAAGAGCCAATCCAAGACGACGACGGCGGTGTCGTCCTCCAGCCCATCGAAGAGGGCTCGAGCACCGGGCGCCGGGAGCCAGAACGCGGCGTGCTCGGTCGACGGCTGCAACTCTGATCTCAGCAACTGCAGGGAGTATCACAGGCGCCACAAAGTCTGCGAAATCCACTCCAAGACTCCGATCGTCATGGTGGGCGGCGTGGAGCAGCGCTTCTGTCAGCAGTGCAGCAG GTTTCACTTGCTGATAGAGTTCGATGAGGTAAAACGAAGCTGCAGGAAACGTCTCGATGGCCACAACAGGCGCAGAAGGAAACCTCAACCAGAATCTGCTACTTCTGCTAACCTGTTTCCGATTCAACAAG GGACCAGGTTCTCAACCTGTGCATATATATCCCAAGCTCCTCCAACAGAGCCCAACTGGTCTGCCATTGTTAAAGCTGAGAAAGATGCACTGTACACCCATCACACCCCGCTGCATCTCATCGACAGCCAACACCACTTTCCTGGATCCTTTTCTTGCAGCTATAAAGAAAGGAAGCAGTTCCCTTTCTTACAAGATGGCAAAGCGGCATTCAGCAGAACAGCCGTAGAAGCATCAATATGTCAGCCACTCCTCAACACCGTTCCTTCAGTAGAaagtagtagcagcagcagcagcagcaagcttTTCTCTGATGGATTAACCCAAGCTATCAACTCCGAGtgtgctctctctcttctgtcatcACCAACTCAAACTTCGAGCATTAGTGTTGACCACATGTTGCCTACTAATAGGATTCCAGTGGGTCAGCCACTTGTTCCGAGTCTTCAGTACAGCAGTCTCAATCCCTACTCTGGTTCTCCAGCTTCAGGCAGTGTCTTGCCAACGGAGTTCTCTTGTTCAGGGGCTGAGGATGAGCAAGCAGGTGGAGTTCTGGTTTCTGATACTGATCTCCATTGCCAGGGAATGTTTCAGATAGGTGGCGAGGGTGCCAACGATGGAGCCTCCCCATCTCTACACTTTTCTtggcagtag
- the LOC103973279 gene encoding gamma carbonic anhydrase-like 2, mitochondrial, translating to MAAALARLSRRTLAVRPHLIPLHRLLSADATAAAAAAVAPPPQTASDRVKWDYRGQRRIIPLGQWVPTIAVDAYVAPNVVLAGQVTVYDGASVWNGAVLRGDLNKITVGFCSNVQERCVLHAAWKSPTGLPAETSIERYVTIGAYSLLRSCTIEPECIIGQHSILMEGSLVETNSILEAGSVLPPGRRIPTGEIWAGNPARFVRKLTHEEILDIPKLAVAINDLMQNHFSEFLPYSTVYLEVEKMKRALNISI from the exons ATGGCGGCGGCTCTCGCTCGTCTCTCGCGAAGAACCCTAGCCGTTCGACCCCACCTTATCCCGCTCCACCGCCTTCTCTCCGCCGACGccaccgcggcggcggcggcggcggtggcgcctCCGCCGCAGACGGCGTCGGATCGCGTGAAGTGGGACTACAGGGGGCAGCGGCGGATCATTCCCCTGGGGCAGTGGGTCCCCACGATAGCCGTCGATGCGTACGTGGCCCCCAACGTCGTCCTTGCCGGGCAGGTCACCGTCTACGACGGCGCCTCCGTCTGGAACGGTGCCGTTCTCCGCGGCGACCTGAACAAGATCACCGTCGGGTTCTGCTCCAATGTACAGGAGCGCTGCGTTCTCCACGCTGCCTGGAAGTCTCCCACAG GACTTCCTGCTGAAACATCCATCGAGAGATATGTCACTATTGGTGCTTACAGTCTCCTTCGGTCATGCACAATTGAGCCAGAATGCATAATTGGTCAGCACTCCATTCTCATGGAGGGTTCACTGGTAGAGACCAATTCAATACTCGAAGCCGGGTCTGTGCTTCCCCCTGGTCGTCGGATCCCAACTGGCGAGATTTGGGCTGGCAACCCAGCTCGTTTTGTTCGAAAGCTGACCCACGAAGAAATCCTAGATATTCCAAAACTAGCTGTGGCCATTAATGATCTGATGCAGAACCATTTCTCCGAGTTCCTTCCGTATTCCACAGTTTATTTAGAGGTGGAGAAGATGAAAAGGGCCCTCAACATTTCTATTTGA